AAATTAGTCCAACAGAAATTTTAAGAACCATGGCTCTTAACAATGCGAGTAGCATCCCAACATGGCCTAGGCACATGCAACGTGTAGCAAGTTTTCTCCATGCATCATCACATACCAGAGGTCAGGAATGTTCCCCGCAATGACGGCCGTGGAGTTCCGAGACAACTCCACTTCAAGTCTGACAGATGGTTCCTGAATATGCTTAATGACACAAGTGGACATCTTACCTGCGTTGAGAGCTTACGAGTCCTAGGCCAAGAGTAAGAATATCTCTCGGAACTCGCTGCAGCCCTGTCTTGAGGTGTGATGATCTCTCAGATCAAGCCACGATCGACAATCCAACAGTCCAACCATGTTCCACCGATCCTCTGCATAGCGAGACACGGTATCCTTCACCCCAAGGATTGGCACGGAGAGGCTGGCTGAGAGAATGGTGGCGCGGTAAGCTGAGGGTTTCGAGCTTCACTTGCAGGACCGACTCGCAGCCGTGTTCCAAGTCGGAGAAATGCTGAACTTGGAGGGAACATGTGATGATCACTTGAGATGTTGGTTGCTATGATCTCTGCCTGCATTTGGAGTATAAGAAGGGCAGCCATCTGCATAGAACTTGAGATCCCCCACGACTTCGAGCAGGCTTCTTCACACAACAACCATGGCTCAAATTCAGGATTTCCAGGGCATGCAATACTCCCGCGATGGCCCCTCATCTGAGAAGCTTGACTATGGCTACTTCAACCAGCAGTACGCCTCCTCATCCTACCAGCAGGAACGCGACCTGAACCCTGCCATGATCATTCAGCCAAAGGGAGACGAAGATGTCATCGGGGCTGTCAACTGGGCCAGACAGAACAAGgttgccatcgccgtcaaGAGTGGTGGTCACCAGTACAGCGGAGCCTGCTCGACCGGTGGCAAGAACATTCAGATCGACCTCTCGAACACGTACAAGGACATGAAGGTCCTCAACCCCAAGGTCCCTGTTGCCGAGGACAGGGCGCTAGTCTTTGTCGGTGTCAGCAATCAGCTCAAGGACTTCAACGCCTATCTCAGACATAATGGACTCTTCGTTCCACACGGACAGTGCGCTTATGTCTGTGTGGGTGGCCATGGGCAAACAGGTGGCTATGGCCAGCTTGGCCGCAGCTTCGGCCTGTTTGGTGATCATGTCAGAACCATTCGCATGGTTTGCCACGACGGTGTCATTCGAGAGATCACCAAGGACAGCGATGCTGAGCTCTTTCACGCCATTCTGGGCGGCAGTCCCGGCAActttggcatcatcacccacTACATCGTCGAGGTGTTCCAGGGCAAGAGCTACATCGGGACTGTTGCTGGCCCCAACGGAATCAAGGGTCCGCATGGGATGAAGGCTCTGTATCTGTACAACCCCGACGTcctgaagaagctcctcacCGAGGTGGCAAAGATGGGCGATAACGCCAAGTTCCCACAAGGTTTCGACCTCTGTGTGAGCGTTCTCAGTACCGACTTTCCCGTCACGATGCTGTTCCCATCTTTGAAGGATGCCAGTCTGTGGGAGAAGATCcagaacaagatcaaggaggccCTTGCGGACGACGTTCTGGACTTGCTCAACGGAGCTTTCCCAGCTATCATTGTTGTCTACGCCCAGTGGTGCCCTGTCAACAAGGCCGACAAGTACGACAAGAGTGTCGATGCCTGGTTCCAAAAGTTCCGAGACCTCAAGCATTCCTTCAAGTTGCACACTCTGCGGATTGAAGAGTCagaggccgacgaggacatgtCCAAGATGACGGGGCGATGGATCTTCCCCAAGCAGCGGGAGTTTGACCTTCCTTACGTCAAGCGCACATACGCCACTAACTCGAGAActcttgagaaggatggctGGGTCGATTCTGTGGTTAAGCGTCTCGACTTGATCTACAACCCGCGCCAGAAGCTCGGCCACAACAAGGGTGAGGACGAGTATGAAGTCTACACCCATTGCAAGCTCTCAGTTCAGATCCAGTGCTTCGGAGGTGACAACTCGCGTTTTTATACCGACAGGAACAACGGAACCTCTTACAGCTGGAGAGACTCCAGTGTTGTCCAGACACTCGACTGCTTCCACGATCCTGGCGACAAGTACAAGAAGTACGCCCTCAACTGGCAGAAGGAGAACGATGCCATCATGGTTGGCCGTTCTAGTCCGTTCAGCAAGCAGGACAAGCGTGTGCTCTGGGGCTCTTATGGAGATTGGGATCTTGGAAAGCCCGAGATTTGGAAGTGTTACTACGAGGATGAGCAAAAGTACCAGAGATTGGGCAAGGCTAGGGGCAAGGCTGATCCCAACGGTACCTTTACTGCGAACCCGTTCGCCGTCAAGGCTATCAAGGAGACCTAGATACTTAAACAAACTAACAGCGAGTGAGAGAGCTGTGTGCCGTTACGAAATCGTCTTCAGACAGCAATCCATTTTATTGCATGTTTTCACACAAAACAGCTGGAACTGACACCTTTGAAGCGAACCAGCCACTTGTCGAATAATTATTCAGTCCCTGTATATCCTTTCAACCCTGGCCTGGAAGGCGCTCGGTTTGAGCCGCTGCAACGGTGGGCTCTAacacatacgaccatacccatTGGAAAAtacgggatcccgtccgctctcccatagtCAAGCCAatgaggggcggattagtagttgggtcggtgacgaccagcgaatccccgctgttgtatgtctttttaaaatttttGTCTATTTTATTGCCTTATTTtttgtggtggtgttgcGTCGAAGCTGTCGAGATTATGGGCTGGGGCAactcttctcctcaaggCTTCAGTGACTGAATCTTAACTTCATGAGAAACGGGCATTGCTTTCCATCGCCAGCCCTCGGTAGGGTTTGTGTAATTTACAGCAATTCTGGGTCATTATGGGGCGCATGGAGTGGACTAAGCGGGCATGATCTTGCTCACCGTCTTTGGTGCAATAACTACTTCAAGTCTTCATATACGATAGCGCAAGCTCACATTTTAGACCCTGAGATTGAGCGCGATCAGAAATTTTATTAGAAAAATGCATGTAAATGACTCTATTCTTGTATATACCGTGTGGTCTATATATACTTATACCCAGGCCCGCGGAGCTTGCCCCGTCAAACAAAGGACCGGACCCCCTGGCATGATCAAGCCCAATCTTGCCGTTGTTCCCTAGTTGTACAAGTTAAGCCCTCATCACTTATCTGAGCCTAATAACGGCCGCCGCTGGTGAACGTGTTGTTCGTCTTCTGCTGCAtctggaggagagccagcGTACGAAGCTCAGGCTCAACACGGAGCATCCTAGGCTCCTCGATACGACCCATGTTTCCTTCAGAGACCAAAGGCTGAATACCTTGATCTGGCTGATGGAAGATGGCATGCGAGCGGTCAGAAGGGCCTTCGTAGTTGGCCTCAAGGCACGCAGACTGAGTTTCCACACAACCACTATACAGGCTCCTTCTCACACTAGAGCTCGATTGCCCACTGAGGCTGGTTGGGTGGGAAGTCACGCCAAAGACTGCgttcttggccgtcttgcGGGAAGCCTTGGAGCTGGCACGAGTGCAGGTGTCAGGCATGATTGAGGTCCGAGGTTGACAGAAATCCTGTTGCTGTGTTTAAGATGGTTCTGTAAGCGCTGGAATCTCGTGCGTGTTCGAACTGAGGTTGAAGAACTGGGTTGAAGAGAACAGAGAGCGTCTTGTCAAAGTTAATGGACGAGAGCTTTTATACTCGGATACTGTACTGGTCACTTGAAGTGCGCAAttcgaggccatggtgatgttCTGTTCATCTTGCAGAGAACTAGCCACGATGAATACGCATCAACAAAGAGACATAACAATGATTATGCCAGTGTGAGCGCGTACAGGGAATGGCGAACAATGGAATCAGGGGCCACTGAAACAACTTGACAAAGAAGTCAAGAAAACAAGCATCACGTGAATCAAGTGAACATGGGTCAACATTTCAATGCAAAGGATAGCCTCGTTCGAAATCTTTACAAGGTTTCCATCAAAGAAAACTTGAAGCCAACGGCCAAGGGTGGTGGTCAGGTGTTGGTTCAATATGGACAGAATTGTAATTAGCCTATCACTGAGACCCTATCCTTTTCTCATTAGGCATTAACTAGCAACTGTTTTCATCTAGACTTGTGACGAGTCAGCACTGGCATCCTGGTGAGTCCCACCCAAGATATTTCTATCTCCATTCTCATCCTTCAAAAAGGCTTGGCCAAACCTGAGGCGCAAGCCTCTTTATGTTAATACTCACATCTCAGTCTGTCGCAAACGATAACAAAGAACAAATCAGGTTTGAATATGACCAGGGTCGCGTGTCGGTGACGTCCTTCCAACCCCTTGTCCAACATGGCCCTGTCGGACGCTAATCCCACTCAAAAATCACCTATCATGAATTCAACAGCTGGGCTGTAGCCAAAAAATCCGCTGCCTAAATGTCTGAGGCATCAACTGTTTGGGCTTCGAGCTCGTGACTCTTGGAAGCCTTAGGCTGCCCATGGTTGTAAGACCTTCCCGTGGCTGTATGCCGCTTTCGATGACCTGATATCACACCGAGAGTCGGCAAATGCAAAGCCAACGCGGCTGTTTGACAAGGAGTGTCATACTTCTTTCATTTGACTGGCTACTCAATATGTTTGAGAAACTTTGGATAAGTCAAGATGTTCAACGTGATAGGCTAGCTCGCCATAACTGGAGCTTGAAACAATAAAGCCAATGAAAACGCGCAAGTAGTGTTTCATCACCGACTTTGCCGCGCCGCCCCTGGTAACGTCGGCCATCTTTCTAGGCCGGCGAGCCCCGCTAAAGAAACCTGATCACAGCAGGCTCAACGAATCACTCACCACTCTTAAACGCCAGCTTGACTACCTGAAACTGCCGCGCATTGCGGGAGTTGTGTATCTCCCCCGGAGTGAAGCCGTTGGTTCTTCTTATCACCATCTGTGACTTGGATATTGGGGGCATTTTCCATACCCTGGCATCTCATTTGCTGGATCCGAATCCTGGCGCTAAAACAGGGCTTCTGGCTTCGCTTCCGTCTGGGCACTTCCACTAGAGCTGGATTTCATGCTACCGAGTCAAGGGATCGCATCCTCGAGAGACAAGACGAACTCTCGGCTGCTAAAATCCCGCGACTCGTCTCTGACAGCGCCATAGCACGGTCTTGGCTGCATGGCGTGCTAGTAGAAACAGGATTGCAAGGACCCTCTTCGGAGGCTGAGTGGACAGGGCCTTGACCGTAGAACACACCCAAAAAGGAGTTGTacggcgatgatgatacGCACCAGGGGTCTCGGGACCCAGCTTATTACAACTGCCAACCAACGGGAGTTTGACATGATCTGATGAGGATTGTTGTCATTTTAAGTGCCGGAATCACGGGTTTCTGTCCATCCCGCATCAAAACCCCAGGCATTGCCAACCTGCTCGCCGCCACTTGGTCTGACCATGGTCAGTCGTTACCGTGATTCTCGCGCCTAAGGGCAACCAAGATCGGCATCTATTTAATGTTTCTAGGCCTACCCTATCTCATAGACGCCCTCAAGATGCATTCTTTAATGTTTACCGCCCTCTCGGTACTTGGCTTGATAGCCGGGGTACACTCCGAGACCCAGTTCACCAACCCAGCGACGTGGAacgccgaggacgatgacCGATCCAACTACCAGGTATACGAAGTCGGAGATAGGATACCCATCAGGTGGACGACAGATCGAGACAGAATAAGTGTTGCGGTTTGGGAAAGTGGTGGATAAGGACCTTTTCTCTGGGCTTGGGTTGATCGTAAGAGAGCCTTCTCTTCTGACGCCCTCATACAGATTCTTACGTGATGTTTAGAGAACCTTACCGAGCGGTCTACAACATGGAGGGTTGACTTTGGCAATGGTCGCTTCGACACAGACATTGGAGCGGAACATGCCAGGTTCTGGTTCGCCCTTTACGACCCCGAAGACATCATAGACCGATCTGCGGATGGGTCAAAGAGCTTGGTCAACTCTGCTTCTTTCAACGTGACCGTTCCCGATTATAAACCAGCTTCggtgacgacgaagacgacggcgACCAAAGCGGCCACCACTTCATCGCCCCcgaccgagaccgagactgAACCTGAGACCACGAGTATAACCACAGCGGCGACTTCCAGTCCGGCAGAATCAGCTGGCTCGGATGCTACGGACAAggaagaagacaaagagcCGGGTCTTTCAGCTGGAGCTGCGGCTGGCATTGGAGTCGGTGCATCAGTCGGCGGGATCGCGATACTGGCCAGCATTGGTTTCTTCATCTGGAGGcacttgaagaagagaaaggaacAGCAATATTCGGGACAGCCTCAGTATTACCCACAACAGTATCATCCGCAAACGCAGTACCCGCCAGGCCCGGCGCAGCTACAGAGCCCTGAGGCGAAAGCCGAGCTGCCCACTCATTCTACAACCACTTCAACGAGCCAGGTATACGAAGCGCCATAGCACGAGGTTGCCTTGTGGATAAGTTGAATTGGCGAAATggtttttattatatatgttagCGTGTCGTGGTCAAGGCAAATGATAGCACAAGGCAACAGTTTGGAGACTTTGCGAATTTAAACACATGATTAGCTCTTTGTCATTTCCTCAGGTCTATCAACGTGTAGTAAAAAGAAGTCATCAGAATAATAGCTTGACATGTCCCCTGAAGAGTTCCAAAACCCATTTTAAGCAATCTAAAGCATTCCTACAGCAAGTGTTAGAATCAGATATCCAGCTGGAATAGTTGCCCTCTTTTTAAAATTTATTCTCTTTAATCTTAAGAATAGTAGCGGTTGGGTAGGCTTCATTCTGAGTCCTTCGCATGGCGGTCAAGGGTAGCTGTCATAAATCCACTTAAGTCGAGGTGGCTTGTCCTTTGACAGAAACGGATTATATATCCCTTTTTGGAAAATACAATGCCCTTTCTCATTCAATCTtacgccaagatcaaggccataCTTGAGTTCGCGAGCCCTCCACATTGCTTCCACTGCCAGTCAAGGCTACCAACAACCACCCCGGCTCTTGCGAGTCAATGACGCAACCCTCGCAACCAACTCAGGGTCGAGGCCCTGCACATTTCTTTCAGCTGTCGTGTCGCTCAGACATAGCCAGGCATTATGTCAATCCCGCGCGTGGCGCCTGTGGTGCAACGCGGGTGATACCCGGTGTGTGGTGGTCCTCCTTTTGTCACTTACCAGGCATACTGTGTCCCTAATCGAAGGCCTCTCGTCATTCATACTTCGTGTCTTTATTTTCTTACAGATCTATTGAGTTCCTACTCTGTCGATCAATACAAGGCCATGGTTAGTCCCTCGCAACTTGAAGTCGGGATAGATCTGCGTCCCAAGTGCCGGCTTCAAGAGTGCGGGGTTTACTTGTGGCTTCAACCTGAGCATGCAGCCCTTGAGCTGGTCCCTTCCGCTCTCCACCTTGATGCATAATCGGCGCCTGCAATACAACGAGGAAAGAGAGAACAAAGCAGGCTGCGAAATTCCTCAAGTTCCAGACCCCGCACATGTCTTTGACTCTCCCAGCCTGGAGGTTACAGCTCTTTTTCCAGCCCCCAAGGTACTTCCGATACCATGTCGGACGagaacgaggccaagacgcCGGGTAATACGGCCCAAGAGGCAGTGGAAGCCTCAGACAACGACCAAAGCCTTCCACAAGCTGCTCAGGCCGTATCAACTGAAACGTCACACGGCTCGGGAATTCTTCCTCCACAGCACTGGCAGCAGGCCACCATAGTCAGTACAAATCACTACTTTACCTTTTGCTTCGCTTCTAAGTGCCTCTTAGGACGCAGATGACAcggcagatgcagatgcagcgCTGGAGGGCAATATTAGTTCGACGGGATCCATCGCGTCTAGTATCCTGAAGTACCGCACTATCCTTGGGAGGACATTCCATAGTGAACAAGGCGATGCACATTACTggtcagtcagtcagtcaaCATTTTGACGCACTCACCGACTGAGTTTCAAGGGGTGCCAACGATGAGCGGCAAAACGAAGCCATGGATATCAAGTGAGGCCTGTCCAGAGTATACACTAGGGCTATCACATCATCTTACGCTTTCATAGCCACCACTGCCAGACGCTCCGCCTTGATGGAAAGTTGTTTCTTGCTCCACTGAGAAATGATATCAAGGCAAGTATTTCCTATGTTCTAGTATTGTACTGGATGCTAATTCAACGTCTAGAAAGCTGTCGACATTGGAACCGGAACAGGTATAGGCGCATTAGCTTTGACTAATTCACTTTCCAGGTTGGTTTCACAAGACTAACTTCAGCTTCTTTCATAGGTATTTGGGCCATGTAAGATTGCTTTTCAAGTTCGAGAGACAGGAAAGCTCATCCCAGTGCAGTGATTTTGCCGATCAATTTCCTGATTGCGAGGTCATCGGAACCGATATATCGCCTATCCAGCCAAGTTGGACCCCTCCAAATCTTCAATTGTAAGTATTGGCTCAACACAACATAGGTATGGAACTAGGGCTGACTACTTCCTTTCCCAGCCAGATCGACGACTGCACCAAGGAGTGGACCTTTCCTGAAGCTTCACTCGACTATGTTCATATCCGTTTCTTGACCGGATGCATTGCTGACTGGGAAGCTCTCATCAAGGTTGCTTATCGATGCCTCAAGCCCGGTGGCTATATCGAAAGTATGGAGCCGTCGGCTTACATACAGAGCGACGACAACACTATTGAACCAGATAGTGCCATGGGTCAATGGGGCAAGATTTTTGTCGAGGGTGGCAGTAAGATGGGACGGCCTTTTACAGTGGTTGAGGATGAACTTCAGAACAAGGCTCTGGAGAAAGCAGGCTTTGTTGATatccaggagaagaagcacaagGTCAGTGACGCCTCGCAAGTCCTTAGGCTATTGATGTATCGAATCATGCACATTTTGCTAACCATCCCTTTCTTCATAGTCTCCAATAGGCAGCTGGCCCAAGGATGAAAAGCTCAGAGAGATTGGCCAGTATGCTCAACTATCCATGGAGCAAGACTTTGAGGGGCTCATCCTATTCATGACAAACGTCCTTAGTGGCTGGAGTAGGGAGGAAATCCAGGTTTACATAACCCACCTGCGTCGAGAGATTCGCTCAGGAAAGAAGCATGGCTGGTATTGGCAGAAGGTTGTGTGGGCTCGGAAGCCGGTTTCGGCTTAAGTCCTCAGGGGTCAGATTACATTCTATGAGATGGTTCCTAGCATAGGGCTTATCGAATACGCTATGGTGGTTGCAGGGCTTAGATAGCAAATACACTTGTCATTAACCCAATAGTCGCATGTACTTGCCGTCGTACGATGGATGGTTGAATTATTGGGTGCTAGTGACTCGGAATGGCTGCCTCAGACGACTCGAGGATGCTGATAATGAATCGCCGATTTCTCAAGGTCACATAAAGCTATCCGGAGCTTGCTATTCCTGAAGCTTTTCATCAGATGGTCCGCATCGCTGGACGTATCAACACCAAGGTAACATGCATCACGACGTCATGAAGACCCGGATGCATCGCTTGTTCGGATGTCGGCTATGCCAGACAGCCAGTGTCTCACAGGGGACCTCTCCAACGCCTTGCTCCGGGATCGGGCTGGCCTTACTCAAGGCATGAAGCTATGCATAGCTTCACCACCCTTTGTCCATCGTACATGCTGCATGCCGGCGGCGTACGACGACGAACCAAGGCTCCTTCGTGGCCGGACACTCGGCCAGCTCCATGGCATTTATGCCGACCCTGATCAGCATTACGCTGCaagaaagagatggaggagcagaGGTCCAAAGTTCCTGAGTATCTTGGACAGGTCAAGTAAATCGATGACTCTCACGCATTCTCCTGCGAATCATGTCAAGGGCGTCTCTCCCTGCAATTGCATGCTCGCAGCCCGACAAACGTCTGGGGAAACGGACCGGATACGAGGTTTAGCCTTTATATAAGCATTAATAAAGTTAGTTGCATCTCAGGGCAGGTTTTTGCACATGTTTGTTGTTTCTCTGTAGCTGAGCTTGCTACCCCTCCTGTGGTGAAGTCATCGTGATGATTCCTGACTCTGGTGTGAAACCACTCAAACACTCGGGTTTCACGGCATCCCTGGATCGTATTTTCCATCGTCTGTGCTTTGATGGACAGTCTCGAGATGCACACGACGTCAATTGGGTCCAGAAACCGTCTCAAGCTGCCTCTTCTGATCCTCTGAAAGCGTCACGGCGGCAGCACCGACGGCCCGGATCACAGCTCATAGGGCTGGCCATGGTCTGACGAGCACATGTTGGAATACGAGTTGGGCCTGAAACGCCTTGGCGTTAAACTTCAAGCCAACTTGTTCGGGTCCCGAAGGCTTATTGTGAGGCACCATACGTAAGCACGTAGGACCAAGTTCATATTTAAGGTCAGTTCGGTTCAGACCTCAGAGTAGTATCTATATCCACGATTAAACAACCTCTGTCGATCGTTATTTTACTCTGAATCAAAGCATTCACTCGAAATGAAgtccgtcatcatcaccgccgtCCTCGCTTCGGCTGGTGCCCTTGCGCAGAGTCCTCTGCCCGCGTGCGCTGTAACTTTGACCATGCCCTCGAATACGAACATGTACTTACCACTTGCAGCAATCTTGCGCCTTGAGCATCCTCGCCTCCAGCGGCTGTGCTTCCACTGACGTTGCCTGCGTCTGCAAGTCCACGGTCTTTGTCGCAGGCTACACTTCCTGTGTGACCAAGGCTTGCAGCGCCGAAGATGCCGCCAGTATGATTCTCTTCTGTACCAATGTGGGCTCTCTGACTTTGAACTTCCCTAGAGGCCGAGCAATACGGTGTTCAACTGTGCGGCTCCGCTGGCGTGAGCGTTAGTGGCGAGGCCCCGGCCACTGAAGCTCCTGCGGTTTCGAGTGAAGCACCTGAGGCGCCCTCGGCTCCGACTGAAGCCCCTTCGGCTCCTTCTGCCCCAGCTGCCCCGTCTGCTCCTGAAGCGCCGACTGCACCATCCGCTCCCGCCCCGCCTTATCCCCCGAAGCCCTCTGAGGAGGTCCCACCTGTTGTATGTCGACCATCCTCTCAAAGTCAATAGCTGATGCTAATGTTTATAGGTTCCTACCGAGTCCAAGCCCACCGAAGTGCCTGCCACTCCTGCCACGCCCACGCCCGTCATTCCAACTGCTGGTGCCGGAATGGTCCAGGTCTCGAATGCGATTATCCTCTCGGTCGGACTTTCGATGATGCTAGTTCTGTTGAACTAATAATGATTAAAAAGGTCGGGGGGGCAGAACGCTTAATCTACTGGTTGGGTCATAATGCAAGTCTCCTTTTCATGTACGGTAATAATCCAGATGTCTTGTTGTTCAACAACTAGTAGGAAGCCCGCAGGTTTTGAATCCAGTATgtccgaggccaagaacgcGAATTCGGGATAGCGCAAAAGTgattataatactaatagTGTTTTTGAACAAGTCTCAAACAAATCAAATTGTGATTGTATGTATCCTTGGATTAACTGACTCCCTAGACGTTGACACTGCCTTATGTGCTTGACAGGGGAtattcttctttttcaaTGACGTCTTCGTCGTACACAAGATCCAAGAACACACTAATAAACACATGGCAGCATGACAGGAGATATCAAGCGAGAAAAAGTCAGTGATGGCTTTTGGGGGAAATGTCCAATGGCTCTTGACGCTTGCTATCGTAAGTCGAAAGCTGTGGCAGAGATAATTGTGCTCTCTTCTCTTAATCGTGGATGCTCGTT
This window of the Fusarium keratoplasticum isolate Fu6.1 chromosome 3, whole genome shotgun sequence genome carries:
- a CDS encoding FAD-binding PCMH-type domain-containing protein; amino-acid sequence: MAQIQDFQGMQYSRDGPSSEKLDYGYFNQQYASSSYQQERDLNPAMIIQPKGDEDVIGAVNWARQNKVAIAVKSGGHQYSGACSTGGKNIQIDLSNTYKDMKVLNPKVPVAEDRALVFVGVSNQLKDFNAYLRHNGLFVPHGQCAYVCVGGHGQTGGYGQLGRSFGLFGDHVRTIRMVCHDGVIREITKDSDAELFHAILGGSPGNFGIITHYIVEVFQGKSYIGTVAGPNGIKGPHGMKALYLYNPDVLKKLLTEVAKMGDNAKFPQGFDLCVSVLSTDFPVTMLFPSLKDASLWEKIQNKIKEALADDVLDLLNGAFPAIIVVYAQWCPVNKADKYDKSVDAWFQKFRDLKHSFKLHTLRIEESEADEDMSKMTGRWIFPKQREFDLPYVKRTYATNSRTLEKDGWVDSVVKRLDLIYNPRQKLGHNKGEDEYEVYTHCKLSVQIQCFGGDNSRFYTDRNNGTSYSWRDSSVVQTLDCFHDPGDKYKKYALNWQKENDAIMVGRSSPFSKQDKRVLWGSYGDWDLGKPEIWKCYYEDEQKYQRLGKARGKADPNGTFTANPFAVKAIKET
- a CDS encoding CFEM domain-containing protein; the encoded protein is MKSVIITAVLASAGALAQSPLPACAQSCALSILASSGCASTDVACVCKSTVFVAGYTSCVTKACSAEDAAKAEQYGVQLCGSAGVSVSGEAPATEAPAVSSEAPEAPSAPTEAPSAPSAPAAPSAPEAPTAPSAPAPPYPPKPSEEVPPVVPTESKPTEVPATPATPTPVIPTAGAGMVQVSNAIILSVGLSMMLVLLN